One window of the Chitinophaga niabensis genome contains the following:
- the folA gene encoding type 3 dihydrofolate reductase → MSSNSSQSPSPIISIIVAASENNVIGIQNRLPWNLPADLQYFKNTTWAMPIIMGRKTFESMGQPLKGRQNIVITRQKDYSQPGITVVTSIDEAIAEAEKQEVNEIFITGGTEIFLQAFPKVNRIYITRIHAQVEGDAYFPEINKEEWELKRSEPHEADEKNTLAYTFEVWERK, encoded by the coding sequence ATGAGTTCTAACTCCAGTCAAAGTCCAAGTCCCATTATTTCAATTATAGTTGCTGCCTCAGAGAACAATGTGATCGGCATTCAAAACCGCTTACCCTGGAACCTCCCCGCAGACCTTCAATATTTCAAGAACACCACCTGGGCAATGCCCATCATCATGGGCCGCAAGACCTTTGAATCAATGGGCCAGCCCCTGAAAGGAAGACAGAACATTGTGATCACCCGCCAGAAGGATTACAGCCAACCGGGCATCACCGTAGTCACCTCCATAGATGAAGCCATCGCAGAAGCAGAGAAACAGGAAGTAAATGAGATCTTCATCACCGGAGGCACAGAAATTTTCCTTCAAGCCTTCCCAAAAGTAAACCGCATCTACATCACCCGCATACATGCACAGGTAGAAGGTGATGCATACTTCCCGGAAATAAATAAAGAGGAATGGGAACTAAAACGAAGTGAACCCCACGAGGCCGACGAAAAAAACACGCTGGCATATACCTTCGAAGTATGGGAAAGAAAATAA
- a CDS encoding thymidylate synthase gives MQQYLNLLQDILDKGNDKTDRTGTGTRSLFGYQMRFNLQEGFPMVTTKKLHLKSIIYELLWFLKGDTNVKYLQEHGVKIWDEWANAEGELGPVYGKQWRSWEGANGKTFDQITDVVNQIKKNPDSRRLIVNAWNVADLPDMALSPCHCLFQFYVADGKLSCQLYQRSADVFLGVPFNIASYALLTMMLAQVCDLQPGDFVHSFGDVHLYNNHMEQAALQLTRQPYPLPTMKINPAVKDIYSFNYEDFELENYTFHPHIKAPVAV, from the coding sequence ATGCAACAATACCTGAACTTATTACAAGATATCCTGGATAAAGGAAACGACAAAACTGACCGCACCGGCACCGGTACCCGTAGTTTATTTGGCTACCAGATGCGCTTTAACCTTCAGGAAGGTTTCCCGATGGTCACCACCAAAAAGCTGCACCTTAAATCTATCATATACGAACTGTTATGGTTCCTGAAAGGGGACACGAATGTGAAGTACCTGCAGGAGCATGGTGTGAAGATCTGGGATGAATGGGCAAATGCAGAAGGAGAGTTGGGGCCGGTATATGGCAAACAATGGCGCAGCTGGGAAGGCGCCAATGGCAAAACCTTCGACCAGATCACCGATGTAGTGAATCAGATAAAAAAGAACCCTGACTCCCGCCGCCTCATCGTAAATGCCTGGAACGTAGCAGACCTGCCGGATATGGCCCTCAGCCCCTGCCACTGCCTCTTTCAGTTTTATGTAGCGGACGGAAAGCTGAGCTGCCAGTTATACCAACGCAGCGCTGACGTATTCTTAGGAGTGCCTTTCAATATTGCCTCTTACGCATTGCTCACCATGATGCTGGCCCAGGTCTGCGACCTGCAGCCGGGAGATTTTGTTCACAGCTTCGGGGATGTACATCTTTACAATAACCATATGGAACAGGCCGCGCTGCAATTGACCCGCCAGCCCTATCCATTACCAACCATGAAGATCAACCCCGCAGTGAAGGACATCTATAGTTTTAACTATGAAGATTTCGAACTCGAAAACTACACCTTCCATCCACACATCAAAGCCCCGGTAGCAGTATGA
- a CDS encoding SusC/RagA family TonB-linked outer membrane protein encodes MFRIKHLMLLLMMLCSTLIAAAQQKVTGRVTDAAGNGIPGVTIRILQSNRGTIADVNGRYSLEAANGNTLSFSFTGYKTHEVVVNGATVNVTLQEDYANLDEVVITGLATSVKRSNLANAVATISAKELYGVAPAQTFDAALSGKIPGALITANSGAPGGGISVKMRGVTSIFGNSQPLYVVDGVFISNVSVPAGLNLITAAASAGNPQNQDNPSSRVADLNPDDIENIEILKGASAAAIYGSKAAAGVILITTKKGSSLGRTTVRFRQDVGVNVARKLLGVRQFTEQTAFDLGGATARANFIAARDAGKLYDYEKEMYGEKGLILNTGVSVSGGDERTGFYFSANRRSEEGIIKNSGYLNNALRLNVDHKLTDRISVGLRFAYMNTSADRGLTNNDNNSVTYGVSLATVPQFLELHPDAQGNYPVNPNAANPLETRDKMRNNETTNRFITGGEIKAVLHQNDKTNTKLIVRGGIDFFNLKTEALFPRSLQFMKGGLDGASIQGNTNNLNTNLAGILVNQFMATPDLNFTTSVGATLETSYLDNIISTATNLIPSQSNLDQASNSNLQQFRLKYRDNGIFIQEEILIMDAITASAGVRFDRSTNNGDYKKYFVLPKASLSWNLAKMPFWNIQPVNSFKLRAAYGAAGNVAPYGSRFLAVTASNTGQQPGSLVDVQLGNETIEQERQTEFEAGLDVSFFNGRLSLEATYYNKKIIDLLLRRNLQPSSGFAQQWVNGGDLRNRGVEIGINALPINKKNVRWSSTVNFWKNTSEITRLTIPAFPLGAFGNTLGNFFIEQGKSATQIIGTLGTGKGVGVLGNAEPDFQMSFFNDLTLFRDLSLRFMIHWKQGGENINLTEYLSDIFGTSHDYDADANGNGIKDGLDRMAAAGKNEAGIRVQNSSYVRLREVGLYYNIPIRENRYIRAVNIGASANNWFTITDYKSYDPESSNFGSNTISTATTRGSTGVSTGVEVTPYPASKRASLHLSVTF; translated from the coding sequence ATGTTTCGAATCAAACATTTGATGCTGCTGCTCATGATGTTATGCAGCACCCTCATTGCTGCCGCCCAGCAAAAGGTGACCGGAAGGGTCACTGACGCGGCAGGAAATGGTATTCCCGGAGTAACCATCCGGATACTGCAATCCAATCGCGGTACCATTGCTGATGTAAATGGCCGTTATTCGCTGGAAGCAGCAAACGGCAACACCCTTTCCTTTTCATTTACCGGATACAAAACACACGAGGTAGTAGTGAACGGCGCTACGGTGAATGTTACCCTCCAGGAAGACTATGCAAACCTGGATGAGGTAGTGATCACTGGTCTCGCCACTTCTGTAAAGAGAAGTAACCTCGCAAATGCGGTGGCTACTATCTCTGCCAAAGAACTCTATGGTGTGGCACCTGCACAAACTTTCGATGCAGCGCTGAGCGGGAAGATCCCCGGCGCATTGATCACTGCCAACTCCGGTGCGCCCGGTGGCGGTATCTCTGTAAAAATGAGAGGGGTTACTTCCATCTTCGGTAACTCCCAACCCCTGTATGTAGTGGATGGCGTGTTCATCAGCAATGTGAGCGTGCCTGCAGGTCTGAACCTGATCACTGCTGCTGCGAGCGCCGGTAATCCGCAGAACCAGGATAACCCTTCCAGTCGTGTTGCGGACCTGAACCCGGACGATATTGAAAATATCGAGATCCTGAAAGGTGCTTCTGCAGCTGCTATTTATGGCTCTAAAGCAGCGGCAGGTGTAATACTGATCACTACTAAAAAAGGCTCTTCTTTGGGAAGGACCACGGTACGTTTCCGGCAGGATGTGGGTGTGAATGTAGCCCGCAAACTACTGGGCGTAAGGCAGTTTACAGAGCAAACAGCTTTTGATCTTGGTGGCGCTACTGCCAGGGCCAATTTCATTGCAGCCCGCGATGCCGGCAAATTATACGATTATGAAAAAGAGATGTATGGAGAAAAAGGATTGATCCTGAATACAGGCGTGAGTGTGAGTGGCGGGGATGAAAGAACAGGTTTCTATTTTTCCGCCAACCGCAGATCAGAAGAAGGTATTATCAAAAACTCCGGTTATCTCAACAATGCGCTGCGCCTGAATGTGGACCATAAACTCACAGACCGCATCAGCGTAGGTTTACGGTTCGCTTACATGAACACCTCGGCAGACCGTGGTTTAACCAATAACGATAATAACAGTGTGACCTATGGTGTTTCGCTCGCTACCGTTCCCCAGTTCCTGGAATTACATCCGGATGCACAGGGTAATTACCCGGTAAACCCGAATGCTGCCAATCCGCTGGAAACAAGAGATAAGATGCGGAACAATGAAACTACCAACCGCTTCATCACAGGTGGTGAGATCAAAGCTGTACTGCATCAGAATGACAAGACCAATACCAAACTGATCGTACGGGGTGGTATAGACTTCTTCAACCTGAAAACAGAAGCACTTTTCCCACGTTCCCTTCAATTCATGAAAGGCGGGCTGGATGGCGCTTCCATACAGGGTAATACCAATAACCTGAACACCAACCTGGCTGGTATCCTCGTGAATCAATTCATGGCAACACCTGATCTGAACTTCACCACTTCCGTGGGTGCCACGCTGGAAACCAGCTACCTGGATAATATCATTTCAACTGCTACCAATCTTATTCCTTCTCAAAGTAACCTGGACCAGGCTTCCAATTCCAACCTGCAACAGTTCCGTTTGAAATACCGCGATAACGGTATTTTCATACAGGAGGAAATACTGATCATGGATGCGATCACGGCTTCTGCCGGTGTACGTTTCGACCGTTCTACCAATAACGGGGATTACAAAAAATACTTCGTACTGCCGAAAGCATCTTTATCATGGAACCTTGCTAAGATGCCCTTCTGGAATATCCAGCCGGTCAACAGTTTCAAACTGCGGGCAGCATATGGTGCGGCAGGTAACGTAGCTCCCTATGGCTCACGCTTCCTGGCAGTAACGGCCAGCAATACAGGTCAGCAGCCGGGATCGCTGGTAGATGTTCAATTGGGTAATGAAACCATTGAACAGGAAAGGCAAACAGAATTTGAAGCAGGATTGGATGTGAGCTTCTTTAACGGGCGCCTGAGCCTGGAAGCCACTTACTATAACAAAAAGATCATTGACCTGTTGTTACGCAGGAACCTGCAGCCTTCCAGCGGATTTGCCCAACAATGGGTGAACGGAGGCGACCTGCGGAACAGGGGAGTTGAAATAGGTATCAATGCCTTACCGATCAATAAGAAGAATGTGCGCTGGAGTTCCACTGTTAACTTCTGGAAGAACACTTCAGAGATCACCCGCCTTACCATCCCTGCTTTCCCGCTGGGCGCATTTGGTAACACGCTGGGTAACTTCTTCATTGAACAGGGAAAATCTGCCACACAGATCATTGGTACACTGGGTACTGGTAAAGGTGTAGGTGTATTGGGAAATGCAGAGCCTGACTTCCAGATGAGCTTCTTCAACGACCTTACCCTGTTCCGTGATTTGAGCCTGCGTTTCATGATCCACTGGAAACAAGGTGGTGAGAACATTAACCTCACTGAATACCTTTCAGATATCTTCGGCACCTCACATGATTATGATGCGGATGCCAATGGCAATGGCATAAAAGATGGCCTGGACCGTATGGCTGCAGCCGGTAAAAACGAAGCCGGTATCCGCGTACAGAACTCCTCGTATGTACGGCTCCGTGAGGTAGGTTTGTATTACAACATCCCTATCCGCGAGAACAGGTACATCCGGGCAGTGAACATTGGTGCTTCTGCCAATAACTGGTTCACGATTACAGACTACAAGAGTTATGATCCGGAGTCTTCCAACTTTGGCAGTAACACCATTTCTACCGCTACAACCCGTGGCAGTACAGGTGTTTCCACCGGTGTGGAAGTAACACCTTACCCGGCTTCCAAACGTGCATCACTGCATTTGTCTGTAACCTTCTGA
- a CDS encoding RagB/SusD family nutrient uptake outer membrane protein, producing the protein MKHRIKLLIICIALLGPLACQKGEIPNLNTPVVGDLVRKATKEQLATLVVGLESGTRLSIATYYDGTGILGREMYRFSGSEPRWTTEMMGTGELNNNTFYTTNPWTSRYRVVRQGYILIDAATNSAVLTAEEKKGYIGYAKTIIAYQLLMNLNMTYSNGIRTDVKDPEKLGPFKPDQAALTDIAALLDEAKADLTGSAISFPLSSGYTGFKTPAGLIQFNRALAARVAVYRAQWPAALTALNESFFDLNGSFTRGISHEFSGSSGDLLNPLFLPQNNPGEKRLAHPSYAADITAGDDRLAKATLRAAPITLDNLTSDRDVWIIKSNTDFFPIIRNEELVLIYAEAKIQTSAIPDAIVALNRIRTGHNLPVYVGAVTQAALITEMLRQRRFSLFAEGHRWVDMRRYNRLAELPNTRPGDKVWDKYPIPLAEAN; encoded by the coding sequence ATGAAACATCGTATCAAACTGCTCATTATATGCATCGCCCTGTTGGGGCCGCTGGCCTGCCAGAAGGGAGAGATCCCCAACCTGAACACTCCTGTTGTGGGTGACCTGGTCAGGAAAGCTACAAAAGAACAACTCGCCACACTGGTGGTGGGCCTGGAATCCGGCACACGGTTGAGTATTGCTACTTATTATGACGGCACAGGCATCCTGGGCCGTGAGATGTACCGCTTTTCAGGATCTGAACCGCGCTGGACAACAGAAATGATGGGTACCGGCGAACTGAATAACAATACCTTTTACACCACCAACCCATGGACCTCCCGGTACCGCGTAGTGCGGCAGGGTTATATCCTCATTGATGCCGCTACCAATTCTGCGGTACTCACTGCGGAAGAAAAGAAAGGATATATTGGTTATGCCAAAACCATTATAGCTTACCAATTGCTGATGAACCTGAACATGACCTACAGCAACGGTATCCGAACAGATGTAAAAGACCCTGAAAAGCTGGGGCCATTCAAACCTGACCAGGCTGCTTTGACAGATATTGCTGCTTTACTGGATGAAGCAAAAGCTGATCTCACCGGCAGCGCTATCAGCTTCCCCCTGTCTTCCGGTTATACGGGATTCAAAACACCCGCAGGTTTAATCCAGTTCAATCGCGCCCTGGCGGCAAGGGTGGCCGTTTACCGGGCACAGTGGCCCGCCGCGTTAACCGCGCTGAATGAATCTTTCTTCGACTTAAACGGCTCCTTCACAAGAGGCATTTCACATGAATTCTCCGGATCAAGCGGTGACTTACTGAATCCCCTCTTCCTTCCCCAGAATAATCCGGGCGAAAAAAGATTGGCGCATCCTTCTTATGCAGCAGACATCACGGCAGGAGATGACCGTCTCGCAAAAGCCACACTGCGTGCAGCACCCATTACATTAGATAATCTTACTTCCGACCGGGACGTATGGATTATTAAAAGCAATACAGACTTCTTCCCTATTATCAGGAATGAAGAACTCGTTCTCATTTATGCAGAAGCCAAGATCCAGACGTCTGCCATACCGGATGCTATTGTAGCGCTCAACAGGATCCGCACCGGCCATAACCTGCCGGTTTATGTAGGTGCTGTTACGCAGGCAGCGTTGATCACAGAAATGCTGCGGCAAAGAAGGTTCTCTCTTTTTGCAGAAGGGCACAGATGGGTAGATATGCGCCGGTATAACAGGTTGGCGGAATTACCGAATACGAGGCCGGGAGATAAAGTGTGGGACAAATACCCAATACCACTGGCAGAGGCGAATTAG
- a CDS encoding proline dehydrogenase family protein, protein MEKQLSLSFENTAIAFEHMSDGALKRANFLFSNIGKPWLVKLGAIATPIAFKLRLPVKGIIKSTIFNQFCGGETLDEAVRAAEELGKFGVGVVLDYSVEAVEGEENYDNAVPEFLRAIQYATGKKHIPFIAIKVTGFARFGLLEKIHAGETLTAEEQAEFKRVHDRIHTISAAAAKGKVGLLIDAEESWVQQPVDDLADEMMGLFNKEQVIVYNTFQLYRHDRLEFLQASFEKAKAAGYLLGAKLVRGAYMEKERKRAEEESYASPIQPNKESADQDYDTAIRFCLDRLNDLGLFIGTHNEDSCMLAAELLHEKGIPHDHPRVSFSQLYGMSDNITFNLAHAGYRVSKYLPYGPVKDVVPYLIRRAQENTSIAGAMGRELGLIRSEMKRRKI, encoded by the coding sequence ATGGAAAAGCAGCTATCATTATCATTCGAGAATACGGCCATTGCCTTTGAGCACATGTCTGACGGTGCATTGAAAAGAGCAAATTTCCTGTTCAGCAATATTGGTAAACCCTGGCTGGTAAAGCTGGGCGCTATTGCCACACCCATTGCTTTCAAGTTGCGGTTGCCTGTTAAAGGCATTATCAAAAGCACCATCTTTAACCAGTTCTGCGGTGGGGAAACACTGGATGAAGCCGTACGGGCAGCAGAAGAACTGGGAAAATTCGGTGTGGGCGTAGTGCTGGACTACAGCGTAGAAGCGGTGGAAGGAGAGGAGAATTACGATAATGCCGTTCCGGAGTTCCTAAGAGCCATCCAGTATGCAACCGGTAAAAAGCATATTCCATTTATAGCCATCAAGGTAACAGGTTTTGCCCGTTTCGGCCTGCTGGAAAAGATCCATGCAGGAGAAACACTCACTGCAGAAGAGCAGGCAGAGTTCAAAAGGGTGCACGATCGTATCCATACCATCTCAGCCGCTGCGGCCAAAGGAAAAGTAGGTTTGCTGATAGACGCGGAAGAATCCTGGGTACAGCAACCGGTAGATGATCTCGCAGATGAAATGATGGGCCTCTTCAATAAAGAACAGGTGATCGTTTACAATACCTTTCAACTCTACCGTCACGACAGATTGGAATTCCTGCAGGCCTCTTTCGAAAAAGCCAAAGCAGCAGGTTATCTGCTGGGTGCCAAACTGGTACGTGGTGCTTATATGGAAAAAGAGCGCAAACGTGCGGAAGAAGAATCTTACGCTTCACCCATTCAGCCCAATAAAGAATCGGCAGACCAGGATTATGATACGGCCATCCGTTTCTGCCTGGACCGCCTGAATGACCTGGGTTTGTTTATAGGAACACACAACGAAGACAGCTGTATGCTGGCCGCAGAACTCCTGCATGAAAAAGGCATTCCGCATGATCATCCGAGGGTAAGTTTTTCCCAGTTGTATGGCATGAGCGATAACATCACTTTTAACCTGGCGCATGCCGGTTACCGTGTTTCCAAATACCTGCCTTATGGCCCCGTGAAAGATGTAGTGCCTTACCTGATCCGCCGTGCACAGGAGAATACTTCTATCGCCGGAGCGATGGGCCGGGAGTTAGGATTGATCCGTTCGGAAATGAAACGAAGAAAAATATAA
- a CDS encoding RagB/SusD family nutrient uptake outer membrane protein: protein MKKIKFSLYIGLLAAATVSCKKDFLDRFPQTEVTKEVFFNNPQDLETYSNGFYNMVQAGWDDINSDNISSYSGSGEVDVLVRGSIDQTNVSGWGGWDKTTWGNLRKINFMLDNVGKTQGDPVAIKHYIGIARFFRAQFYMDKMARYSDVPWYNTALATTDETIYKARDPRALIADSILNDLTYAVENIKPDEGNRTRVSRWSALALMVRFGLSEGTWRKYHAELNLGSDYKRFLEKAVWAAEQVMASGRFVVHNTGKGGEDYRALFSSLTLNGNKEMIQWVDYQQALGIGNNTHVTLGWTWSLSHSLALTYLMKDGTPFTAQPGYATRNFVDIFTNRDPRMAETIAGPGFSPNLDGKPYIAKPNLGGYDQLKFYPRNPSQRQGWDLNYSGLPAFRYAEVLLSYAEAKAELETITQADLDKTINLLRTRVLMPAMNMAAANAQPDNELALQFPDVTGSNKGLILEIRRERRVEMACEGRRFADLMRWKAGKRLQDQQGGMYVPALGALDITGDGNPDIAILASPNDESPIAGLPEDVKKALSKFYLKDASGKDNNFYLKNGTSGNILFIRDRDQPRNFVEPKYYYRPIPQDQIILNKNLKQIFGWE from the coding sequence ATGAAAAAGATCAAGTTCTCTCTATATATCGGATTGCTCGCAGCAGCAACAGTTTCCTGTAAGAAAGATTTCCTGGACAGGTTCCCGCAAACAGAGGTCACCAAAGAAGTGTTCTTCAATAATCCGCAGGACCTGGAAACCTATAGCAATGGCTTTTACAACATGGTGCAGGCCGGCTGGGATGATATCAACTCAGATAACATCAGCAGTTACAGCGGTAGTGGCGAAGTGGATGTACTGGTTCGCGGTTCGATAGATCAAACGAATGTATCCGGCTGGGGTGGATGGGATAAAACTACCTGGGGCAATCTCCGGAAGATAAATTTCATGCTGGACAATGTGGGCAAAACACAGGGAGATCCTGTTGCTATCAAACATTACATTGGTATTGCCCGTTTCTTCAGAGCGCAGTTCTATATGGATAAAATGGCCCGCTATTCTGATGTACCATGGTATAATACCGCATTGGCCACTACAGATGAAACCATATATAAAGCAAGGGATCCCCGTGCATTGATCGCAGATTCCATTCTGAACGATCTTACCTATGCGGTAGAGAATATTAAACCGGATGAAGGCAACCGCACAAGGGTTAGCAGATGGTCTGCTTTGGCCCTGATGGTACGCTTTGGATTATCAGAAGGCACCTGGCGGAAATATCACGCGGAACTGAACCTCGGCAGCGATTATAAACGTTTCCTGGAAAAAGCTGTTTGGGCTGCAGAACAGGTAATGGCCAGCGGACGGTTTGTAGTGCATAATACCGGAAAGGGAGGAGAAGATTACCGTGCACTTTTTTCCAGCCTTACACTGAATGGCAATAAAGAAATGATCCAGTGGGTAGACTATCAGCAGGCCCTGGGCATAGGAAACAACACCCACGTAACTTTGGGGTGGACCTGGTCTCTCAGCCACAGCCTTGCGCTTACCTACCTCATGAAAGACGGTACACCTTTCACCGCGCAACCCGGATATGCTACCAGGAACTTTGTGGACATTTTCACAAACCGCGATCCGCGCATGGCTGAAACCATTGCTGGCCCCGGTTTTTCTCCTAACCTGGATGGCAAACCATATATCGCTAAACCCAACCTGGGAGGTTATGACCAGCTGAAGTTTTACCCACGCAATCCATCACAGCGCCAGGGCTGGGATTTAAACTATTCCGGCCTGCCTGCATTCCGTTATGCGGAAGTATTACTTTCCTATGCAGAAGCAAAAGCAGAACTGGAAACTATCACACAGGCAGACCTGGATAAAACCATCAACCTGCTCCGTACCCGTGTACTGATGCCTGCTATGAATATGGCCGCTGCCAACGCACAACCGGATAATGAACTGGCCCTCCAGTTCCCGGATGTAACCGGCAGCAACAAAGGCCTGATCCTGGAGATCAGAAGGGAACGCAGGGTGGAAATGGCCTGCGAAGGACGCCGTTTTGCAGACCTGATGCGCTGGAAGGCCGGTAAACGTTTACAAGACCAGCAGGGTGGTATGTACGTACCCGCATTGGGCGCATTGGATATCACCGGAGATGGTAACCCGGATATCGCCATCCTCGCATCCCCTAATGATGAATCACCCATTGCCGGTTTACCGGAAGATGTGAAGAAAGCCCTTTCCAAATTCTACCTGAAAGATGCCAGTGGAAAGGATAATAACTTCTACCTGAAGAACGGTACATCCGGCAACATCCTGTTCATCCGCGACAGGGACCAGCCGCGCAATTTTGTAGAGCCTAAATATTACTACCGTCCCATCCCGCAGGACCAGATCATTCTGAATAAGAACCTGAAGCAGATCTTCGGTTGGGAATAA